Part of the Salminus brasiliensis chromosome 2, fSalBra1.hap2, whole genome shotgun sequence genome, agAGTGGGTACAtgatgctctctcccctcactcTAAatagcgatgttggctggcacacgcgtttgttagctggtgtggtggagctgtggACCCAGCACTTGGACAAAGCGTGCCGGCTGCTCGGCAAGATGCTGGCTTCGCATGTATTGCAGGAGACAAGTCTTAACCTCCTAGTTTCATGAGCGTTGTTAGTGCTAGTCAAAAATTTCAGAaaacaaatgtatatatatataaaagtacaTGCATGATGGAGGGAAACATGCAGTGTGTTGTTAGGCAAAACAGTCCTCAAAAACTTAACTGGTAATTTTgggaagtaaataaaataactaGATTTGCTTTGTTGACATTGTGACCGCAAATTGTAATGACTTTGGGGTTAAGGAGTATCCACATCTGCATCATTTCATATCAAACCACTCCATAATACTGTTTATATATCAGAGACTAAATTAAGCAGACATTTTGAAAAATCAATGGAATTCCCCCTTAAGAACAGCAACATGTTCAAGTCAGTCTTTTCCTCAATGTTCCTTCCTTTCTTCGCACCCAAAATAAGTCATCCTCAGGATGTGGGAAAAAAAGCCCTGATCCACCCCTCCACCCCTGACTCTGTCGCCTTGGCACAGAGCCTGCTTTCCTCAGTCCATTTGAGACGTCTTTAAGTACCCGCCCCCGCACACCCTGTCCTCTTGTTCAGGCTTTagaacgacaaaaaaaaaagccctgggGGGTCCTGGAGCCCAgctgctgtaaaaaaaagaagcagctATAGCTTTAAACCAGCAGGCCTGCGGCTCCTAACCAGCCCCCGCAtcacaccccacccccccacctcgACTGCTGTGTGGTGACTGTGTGGACTGAACGTCCAGGCAGGCCTAAATGACAGTTCCTTGGCAACAGCAAAGAAAAATGGTctagctgtgtgagctgtgtgtgcatgtgcgcatgtgtgtgttaggaCCGGGTATTGAGTCTCAATCCATTGTGATCAAGCAGAGGGGCGGCATCAGTTTGGAGGGCCTTTTTCTCACTCTTTATTCTCATGCTAATCTGAAGAATAGGTGagggtgggtggtggtggtggtggtttgtgagggggcggagcctctAACAGAAGAAAATCCAAAGAAGTCGCCCATGGCAACCATTCCTCCTCGTCCTCTTACTGGTCCTTTCCTGGCATGCAGCGTCCCACGCGCATGCGCAGCGTGCCGCTCTTGTGGAGGTGCCACAGCTGCAGGAACTCCTCGGGCATGGCGTGGAAACCAGACGATGGCAGGATGTTGTCATAGTAGTGGTGGCTGACTGGCTGCTCATCAAGCCCCACCGAGAAGGGCCAGAAGCCGTAGGCTGTGACATCTTCGCAAAGGCCCAGCGCCAGGCTGACCAGGAAGAGGCCTGTGGACAGGCGCTTGCCGTGTACGCCGCGGCTCTTCCAGAAGCGACCCACGTTCTTCAGGAAGTCTGGGTTGGCGAAAACCACCGTCTGGTTGGAGCCAGAGTCAGCCAGCGCGTGGTAGGCCCTGAGCGAGGGGTCCGTCCCCGGCTTCATGGAGAAGGCGGGCATGTAGATGTAGCTGGAGCCGTAGGCCTTCATGCTCTCCACAAAGGCTTTCCGAGACCACAGAAGGTTCTGAAAGCTGGGGACGAGGGAACAGACGCAAAAAGCATGATCATCTTCAAAAAAGACAAGAAGTggttagaaaaaaaatatatcttGGTTTAAGACTGGATAAAAAAGTCTTAAAAGTGTGGTTGCTATTTACATCTAATCTACAAATCAAAACGTCATATCTACAGATCAGTGATGCTgattctggaaaaaaaatacagcgcatccaacaataaaggaagCCTTGCACAAATGTATATAGTCATAGAGAACACTGAAAGCTTTGTCTCCACACATTACATCTATCACTCTATACATTTTACCATGAATAAGGGGGACAAGCATGGGCCGTAACTCCCGAAAGGGTCCGTCATCAATTTCTGAGATTGCATTGTGGGCAAGATGCTTGGTTCTATAGGGTTAATGGAATCAGCTGTCCTTTGCAATCATTCTCCAGTGTCAATAAACTACATTTCTTggcaattttattattttacaataaatgtatttttttatgttatttatctTAATTGAaattagttacatttatttatatagtgctttGTCATGAGCAGCTTTATAGAGACCTGGGTTTGagccttttttgctcaagccaAAGGCATCATGACAAGAAAACTTCTCTGATtcagaggaagaaaccttcagaggaaaccaaaactcaaaaggggaatTCATCCTACTATGGGCACAACGAATAACAGAACAAGAAGACTGCAAATGACAGAGTGAGATAACGAACAGCTAAGGCTAATGTAACATCAGGCCGCTGTTATGAGAGTGTATTATGACTGTAAGGATCATAATGACAAAGATTTTGTTTTTAGGGAAGCTATTCTTTTAATGAACTGATTGTTTACTCATCCAGGTAACAAACAggtataaacaaataaataaatcatcaaaGGATGCAGATCCCGAATTACAAGGTTGAACACATGCATTTGCATGCACAACGCTCAGGGAAGGGATGTTCTTTACCTACTCTGATCTGGAGCTGGTGTGTTTGTCATCTCACTAAGCAGTCTGGTCAAGTTAAGTGAATTGCAGCAGAGAGATAAAACAGACTTTTCCTCATCTGTTCTTGATCTGTTGATTGTACAAATTTGTGCTGACATACTGCATCCTGTATAAATTAACTATGTGCTGGTGCAGGAAGAGGGGGGACTTTTTGGACTTTTTCAAAGCCTGTCGATGAGGCTGCACATGCTGGAGCGTGCTATAAACTGGCTGAAGATGTTTGGGAGGTTAGTAATAAACATGATGCCACAGTTTGGATAGGATTGTATactgtgtttaaaatgtatgAAAGTATACTTTTTTAATACTAAAGAGGAAGTCAGATAAAGTTAAAGGGCAACTTTACTGTGTACTCTGTGTACTCTCACATGCACTGTGTAATGCAattacacacccacacattttcacattttcaagcatttttttgcacaaagcatttgcactaataactttactacctcactggactctatatttattacacactgcataatttgcacactaccggcaattatttattattctctgtctgtccacacttgtttgtgttgcacttgtgttttgtatgcactgtctatgttgcaccatggtcctggaggaacgttgtttcgtttcactgtgtactctgtatgtagctgaaatgacaatataacccacttgacttgacttgacttgactaaatttttttattaatataaattactACATATATCTTCCACCCCTCTCATAGAAATCAAACTTGTTCTTGAAGATCAATTGTGggaagagctacctgtaggtcccgtgatgacattttagaacTTTTGGAGAACTTTTGCAGTCTGTCTttaaaataagacagactcctccataACCCTCTCTAACCATTTGAACCTTACTGCCGGCATGCTGGAAGtgtcattacaaacttctaataccaaagaatagccccaccggtttgtacagacgtccctgtagttaatgtgtaatacacattagtgtgtaataaaccttgGGGTATAAGcaccccagcattaagctgtggagcagtggaactgtgatctctggaatgatggatggtgctccatcccataCGTTTGGAATAAGCTGGGGATGAAAGCAATGCTCTAagctctagtagaaagtctttctcGGTGGAAAGtagtcagtagagacagttactgtaACAAAATAGGATATGGtcctttttaaaacccttgattttggaagaaacaattaatgaacaggtgtcccagtacttttgtccatatagtgcactgGGACGTAAAGAGAACTGGGGGATCGGACAGGTCTGTATAGAATATTACTTTATCAGTAGTAGGAAATTGGTTTCTGGTGGATGAAGGGCAGAAGTCTTGCATCTGCTAGTGAATGGACTGAATTCCAGTCAAATCACACGTACCTCTTCTCAATAATACTGGGATTGGCCGTCACCAGCTGTGTCCTTGTCCCCACGTCATTAGTGTACTCTTTGGACAGTGGAGGCAGGTTGCATctagaatgaaagagagaactAAAGAACTCAAGGCAAGAACAGAAAACCTGTTGAATCATAGCAAAAGTAGAAGCAGTCAGAAGCTCCTGGGAAATGATATTATACCTCttgaaaagaacaaaacactGTTAATAAACTTTATTTGACCAAA contains:
- the st8sia1 gene encoding alpha-N-acetylneuraminide alpha-2,8-sialyltransferase, translating into MMSLRCHRSKSVWAALGVLVLCWLYIFPVYRMPSDKEIVDEVLRQGQTWTRNQTGIDLYRKLLTECCDPKRMFAVTKENSPIGKVLWYDGEFYHYHTVNNDTYPFFVQDTPLQLPLKKCSVVGNGGVLKNSGCGRDIDQADFVMRCNLPPLSKEYTNDVGTRTQLVTANPSIIEKSFQNLLWSRKAFVESMKAYGSSYIYMPAFSMKPGTDPSLRAYHALADSGSNQTVVFANPDFLKNVGRFWKSRGVHGKRLSTGLFLVSLALGLCEDVTAYGFWPFSVGLDEQPVSHHYYDNILPSSGFHAMPEEFLQLWHLHKSGTLRMRVGRCMPGKDQ